TCGTTCGCATCGAGATTGAAGGACTCGTCGATTTCCGCGCACACCGGCAGCCCGCCCGCAAGCACCACGGCGTTGAAGCACGAGTGCCACGTCCACGACGGCAGAATCACCTCATCGCCCGGGCCTATCTCGACCGCCGCCATCGCCGTCTGCAGCGCGGCCGTGCCAGAGGTGACGCCCAGCGCGAAACGCGCCTGCATCCGCGCGGCGAACTCGCGTTCGAACTGAGCCACCTTTCTCGGCGGCGCGCCCGGCCCATACCACCGGAACGGGGATTTCGCCTCGAGCACGTCCATCAACTCGGCGCGCTCCTTCTCGTCATAGAACGACGACCCCCAATAGCCGGCGCGGAGCATCTTCTCTCGCACCGGTCCTGAAGCGCCCGCCAACGGAACGGCGGCTGCGGCTGCTGCGAACGTTCGACGTCTCATGGCCGCATTCTAACCACTTCGCCGATCGCTTGCAGCTTCGCATCGCTCAGGTAGCCGTACCGGTTCACCCAGGCGCCATGCTGCGACGCCCTCCAAGCCACCTCAAAACGCCTCCGGAAATCGTCGAGCGGACCGTACCCATGCGCCAGCGCCAGCACCGGTGTCGACCCCGCCTCGCGCTGCGCCTCGAGGATCTTTCGTGCCTGCGCCCGCAATCCCACCGGGTGCGCTTCGTCTGGTTCCGGATAGCGATAGTCGCGCAAATCGGCAAACCCGCCATCGTCGGCGATGTCGAGCCAGCTCACCAGCGCGCGCGTGAGCAACTGCGTCGAAAGCTCCGGATTCGCCCGGGCTATCGCGTCCCCGTAGAAGCGCAGCATCACCGGCCAATGCATCGTGTAGAGCTTCACGCTCAGCGCCGTCGCATGTCGCCCGGCGCGTTGGAAGTCCATGCCCGAAGCCAGAGTCCACGGCGGCGGAAACGCGTTCGGCATCAGCGCCATCCGTTTCGCGCCGGCATCGTCCATCGTCTTGCGAAATCCCGCCAGCAGTTCGTCGACGAGCGTCGCTTTGAAGCGCAGCCAGTCGAGCAGCGCCGGCCGATCCGTCAGCAGCCGCAACAGCCGGTGACGTCCGCCGTCGGCCTCGCCCCACATCGTCAGGTCCTCGTCCTTCAGCCCGCCGTGCAGCTTCTGATAGAGGTCCGCCGCCGCGCGCCGCATGCGGTCGAAATCGAACCCCAGCCGAAGCGCCGCGGCCTCCGCGTGGGCGCTGAAGTCGAAAAAGCAGTCGTCGAGGAAGTACGGCGGATACTCCGGCCAGTCCACCCGGATGCCATCGATATCCGGATACGCGGCGATGATGTCTCGTAACAGCGCATTCGTATAGCCCGTGATGTGCGGACTCGCCAAGCTCCCGTTATTCGCCAGCCGCCGCGGCGCAACGCGCCCATCCGGCAGCAGCGGCCGGTCATCCTGTTGCGGTCCGCCGAACTGCACCCGATACCCCGGCGGAATCGCCGCCTGCACCTGCAGAAACACCTTCACGTGACGCGCCTGCGCCGCCCGGATGAACGCCTTCAACAGCGGACCTTGTTTCCGAGTCAGCTCCGTCGTCTTCGCCGGCTGATAGCGGAGCCCGGCGTAGAATCGCGCGTTAGGCTCGAAACTCGGAGCGGTCCGCACGAACAGCTCCCGCTTGCCCCACAGCGGCCTGTCCAGCAGCCGGACCGATCCCGCGCCCGCATCCGCGGGAGGCTCCCGGGACCCGGTGGCTTCATCGGCCGGCTCCATCACGTATGGCGAAGTGGCTACGGCGTTCACGCCGGCCTTGTGGACCAGGTTGTCGAGCAGCCGCTCGATCCCTTCGTTCTGAATGTATTCGGGGAGAACAGTGATTCCGGCGAAATCTCTTGGCATGGCGACGAGGAACCCCGGCGGTACAATCGGCCCTATGGCGCGCAAATTCGAACGTCGAGGCTTCATCAAGAATACCGTGGCCGCGGGAGCCCTCATGGCTCCCGCTCAGGCTCAGACGCAGGCTCCCGCACAGGTGGCCCCCTACGACGATCACGGCGGGCTCGTGATCGAGCGGGCGCAATCCGGCAAGCCGCACGCGGGCAAGGTGCTCGTGGCCATTCAGCCCCACTCCGACGACATCCCCATCTTCGCCGCCGGCACCGTGATGAAACTCATCGACGAGGGATATAAAGGCTACCTGATCCGCGTCACCAACGACGACATGGCAGGCCCCGGAACCATCGCCGACACCGTGATGGCGAACCAGCGCGACAACTTCGCCGTCGCCCGCGTCCTCGGCGTCGAAAAGGTCTTCGACCTCAACTACAACAACCACATGATGGACAACATCGCCCGCAGCGAACTCCGCGCGCGCCTGATCTTCATCTTCCGGCTCCTCAAGGTGGACACCGTGGTCTGCTACGACCCGTGGGGCCACTACGAAGAAAATCCGGATCACTACGTCACCAGCGCGTGCGTCGAAGCGGCGGCATGGATGGCCGGCGGCAGCAAGGACTATCCGGAGCACTTCGAAGCCGGCATCAAGCCGCACTCGGTCCGCGAGAAATATTACTTCGCGCGCTTCCAGCAGCGAGTCAACCGCGTGGTTGACATCGCAACCACCATCGAACGCAAGATCGACGTCAACGTCGAGAACAAAGCGCAGGGCCCCGGAGGCGAACTCGGGTCGCGGTTACGGCGATCGCTCCAGGAGCAAGGCAAGCGCCTCCCCTTGCTTGGCGGCGACGACCGCACCGCCAATCGCAACTACATCCGCGAGTTCACCCTCGAGCGCGATCGCGAAACCGGTCGCCGCCACGGCCTCGAGTGGGCGGAGCAGTTCCACTACATCGGCCCTGAGGAAGCCCGCGTCAGCCAGTATGTGAGCCGCAACGCGGTGGCTTTGTAGGCGCCAGGGCATTCCGGTGCTGAACGCTGAAGCATGAGCACTGCCGCTTTTGACGCCTGTTGGACCGGTGAGCTATCACCGGAAGAAGGCGAAGAGTACGAGGCCTTGATCGTCGCCGCGGATTGATCGCCATTCTGAAATTGACGGCGGGGCATCTGCCGGCTGCGTGATATCCGGAAATCCGCACATCGTCGCCCGCCAACAAAGGGGAATTGGATCCCGACGCCGGCGAAATCACGCCGCTATTCCATCCGCGTAGACGACATTGGCGCGGCTACGATGGAACGGTCCGGTGATCGAGGGCCTCTCCACCCTTGGGCGGGCAACCGTGAATGTGCTCGCTCTTAGCGACGGGAAGTGAATGAGAATGCGCATCCAACCTCCTGGATGCTTGCCTACTCGATTGCCGTCGATAGCCACGCTCAGCTCGCCTCGATCTCACGCCGAAACAGACTCGCCCCCCGCCAATCCCGCAGCGTTACCGTCAACGCCCGCGACCGCCCGTCGATCTCCACCTCCCCGAAAAACTGCATCCCCGCGCTCGGCGGCAGATTCGCCTGCCCCTTCGGCGGCGCCTTCTGGTACGCCACTTCGATCCCGAACGTGTCGTCCGGCACCCCCGGCCCGAAAGTCCCCGCGTTCAGCGGACCGCTCACGAACTCCCAAAACGGATCGAAATCGCGGAACTGCGCCCGGTCCGGATGATAGTGGTGCGCCGCCGTGTAGTGCACGTCCGCCGTCAGCCACACCACGTTCCGCACCCGGTTCCGCTTCATCGACGCCAGCAGCCGCGCGATCTCCAACTCGCGCCCGAGCGCCGGCCCATCGCCGTTCGCGATGGCCTCGAGTTGCGGCCGCCCCTCGGCGTCCTTCCCGTCGCCCACCAGCAGCCCGATCGGCATGTCCGCCGCGATCACCTTCCATACCGCCCGCGATCGCGCCAGATCCCGCTCCAGCCACCGCATCTGCTCGCGGCCCAGAAACGCCGTCGCCGCGCTCGCCGCCGTCTGCCGGTTGAACGAGTTCGCCCCGCGAAACGTCCGCATGTCCACCACGAACACATCTAGTAGCGGGCCATACGGAATCTTTCGATAGATCTGCCCCCGCCGCGGTGACCGGATCGGCGCGTACTCCAGATACGCCTGCCGCGCTCGCCCGACCAGCGTCCGGATGTCCTTCACGTTATACCGGTCATCGTCGCGAAGGTCTTTCCCCGGCGACCAGTTGTTCACCACCTCGTGGTCGTCCCACTGCCAGACTTGCGGCACCGCCGCGTTGAACGCCCGCACGTACGCATCCTGCAGGTTGTACAGATACGCCCCGCGAAACTCCTCGAGCGTCTCGGCCACCTTGCTCTTCGCCTCGGTGGTGACGTTCTGCCACACAGTCCCATCCGGCAGCTTGATCTCCGCCGGCACCGGACCATCCGCATAGATCGAATCGCCGGAGTGGATGAAGAAATCCGGTTCCCGCCGCCGCATCGCGTCGAAGATCGGAATCCCCGGCTGATCGCGACGGATCCCCCAACCCTGCCCCACCATGTCGCCGGACCACAGGAACCGCACATTCCGCCGCCCGGCCGGAGCGGTCCGAAAGCTGCCCTCCGATGCTGCCCCGGCGCCGAAACGCGCCCGGTAGAAAATCGTTTGGTCCGCGGGCAATCCCGTCAACGTGGCCCGCGCCGTAAGCCCGCTATCGGGTCCCGCCGTCGACCCGCTCACTCGCCGCGCACCCTCAAAACTCTCTCGCGTCGACCACTCCACCTCCAACCCGCCGGCTGACTCCGCGCGGCTCCACACCAACGCCGCCCCCACCGATACATCGCCCACCATCGTCCCGTATCGCTGCGCCGGCTGCCCCAGTCCCCGCACCACTGCTGGAAACCACAACAGGGACCTACGGTTCAGTACCACAGTGCTATCCTTGGCAAATCGCGTCTATGCATCGAATTTTCGTTCTTTCGATTCTAGCGCTGCCCCTCGCGGCCCGCGCCGACCAGGAAATGCCGAAGGTGGATCCCACCTTCCAGCGCGCTCTCGAAGGTTCTCTCCAGCAAATGGGCCTCCGCGCGCCGCTCGACCAAGGCCGCCTCTCCGTCTCCCTCATGGACATCACCGATCCCGAGCGCCCGCGCTACGCCGGCCTCAACGATCGCCGCATGATGTACGCCGCCAGCCTTCCCAAAATCGCCATCGTGCTCGCCGGCTTCGAGGCCATCAGCCAGGGCATGCTCGAGTACAACCCCGCCGTGAAGGAGATGTTCACGCGCCTCATCCGCTTCTCCTCCAACCTCGACGCCTCGCGCGCCATCAGCGCCGTCGGGTTCGACTTCATCGCCAAGGTCCTCACCAGCCCCATCTACCGCCTCTACGACCCCGTCCTCAACGGCGGCCTCTGGATCGGCAAGTCCTACGGCTCGGCCAACGCCGGAAGCGAATACTGGAAGCGCGATCCCCTCGCCAACCTCTCTCACGCCGCCAACAGCCTGCAAGTCACCCGCTTCTTCTGGCTCCTCGATCAGGGCCGGCTCGTCAACCCGCGGTTCAGCGCCGAGATGAAAGAGATCTTCTCCAAACCCGGCATCCATCACAAATTCGTCAAGGGCCTCGACACCCTCCCCGGCGTCCGCGAAATCTACCGCAAGTCCGGAAGCTGGCGCGATGCCCATTGCGATGCAGCCTTGGTCGAACATGCCGGACGCAAGTATATCGCCGTGGCGTTAATGAAGGATGAAAAAGGCGGCGAGATCCTCCCGCGCCTCATCGTCAAACTCGATCAGCTCGTGCTCGGCGGCGGCCGGTCACTCCCCGCCGCTCTGGACTAGTTTCTCGATCAGCGTCCCCACCGTCAGGTGCTCGTAGGCCGAATTCAGCTTCAGCACGTTCGAAGTCATCGCCACCAGATACACCTTCGTGCCGGACTCCACGATCGCCACAGAGTGCATCAGGTTCAGCTTGTTCCCGCGATACTGCCCGCACTGAAATCCCGGCTCCGGCGCGCACTGGAACAACGAGCCGGACTTGAAGTACACCGCCGCCTCCGCCAACGCCGGCGACGACGCATACCGGTATCGCGGCCGCGAGAAGTACAGCAGCTTCTTGATCTCCAGGCTGGACCATGCGTCCACGATCTTCCCCTGCTCCAGCCGCACCAGCCACCGCATCAACTCACCCGGCGACGCGTAGCTCGCCGTCCCCGGCACCGCACGCCCGCCGTTGCGCGTGAAAAACGTCCCGATCCGGATCTTCTCCGTATCGAGCCCGGCCGCCTTCAACGGAACCTCGTTCACCGATAGCGACAGCGCCGCCAGTTCCGTCTTCGGCGTCTCTTTGAAGAACGCATCGGTCGCGGCTTTGTCCAGCGGATATTCTTTCGGGAACCTATCCAGCAGCATCCCCTGCTTCCACGTCTCCGCCGCCGCTGCGTTCGAGCTCTGGCTCAGCATATGATCCAGCCATTCGTAAAGGCTGAACTTGTCGCCGATCTCCAGCCGCCGGTTGAGTAGCGTCTTCTTCGCCGGATCGTAGAACGGTACCGTCTTCCCATCCACGTGCACGAAATCGCTCGCCGCGATCACCGTCTCGCGCAGAAACCGCTCGCGCTCCGCCGTCTCCGTGCGCGCCCGCCGGACGGCGTCGAAGAATCCAGTCGCCACGAACAGCTTGCCCACGCTCCCCGGAATCCGCTTCACGTCTTCCCGGATGGCCGCATACCGTGGATGCGCCGGATCGGTGATATCGAGCAGCGCGAGGCTGTATGACCGGTCGCGTCCGGCGAAAATCCGCTCCAGCCCCTTCTGCAGCTTCTCATCACGCGGTGTATCGGCCGTTATGTCGAACGTCGGATTCGCGGCCAGGCGCAGCTTCACTTCCGCCTCGCCACGCGTCGCGCCCGGCGGCAGCCTGATCTTCTCCTTGTACCCGATCAGCCGCCGGATGCCCGTCCGCGGAAAGCCGTCCAACGGGTAAGCCGCCAGCGCCCCGGCGCCCGCCAACAGCAGCGCCAGAGTCTTCATGGCGTGCCCTCCAAGTCCACCATCCCGCGTCCGCCGGATTCGAGCGACGCCAGCGCCTCCAGCGTCTTCAATTCCTGAAACCGCACCAGAGGCCGTATTTGGAACAACCGCAACTGCCCCTTCTCAAATCCAAACTCGATATCCCACGGCAGCGCCATGCCCGCCGTGCCATGCGCCGGCGGATACTTCCGCTTCACTTCCGCCACCATCGCACGAAGCTGCCCGATCTCGCCGTTGTCGAGCAGCGAGTCCCCGCCAAGCGGCGGCAGGTTCACGAATCCGCCCTTCGCGCCGAGCGTCTTCCGGTACGTCGCCCTGCACTGCTGCAGCAGCTTCACCGCGCCCTCGGGACCGATCAGGATCGACTCCGCCACACCGCCATCGACAACCGCGCTCACGCCCTCGCTCAAGTTCACTGTCGTCCACCCCTGGTCGCCCGTCTCCAGATCTGCCGTCGCAATCACGCCGGATTTATCGCTCGGCACCGCCCGCATTACGATCACCGACGGGTATACCTTGTCGGTCCCGATCAACGCGCGGCTGCGCCAGTCGTGCGCGCGTTCGGTGAACGGCGACGCCCACACCGCCCGCAGCGCCCGCAGAATATTCGCCGTGCCCACCTGGTTGGCGAGCGTCAGGTTCAGCCCGGCGCCGGTAAACTCGGGAAGATCCTCGGCGTTGGTGTCGCTCCGGACGAACACGCCATAGCTGCCATCAGGACCGAACATCGCCGCCATGCGCGACGTGATCTCGCGCTCGAACTCCGGAAGCAGCGGCATCCCTTGAATCGTCTTCCGAAAACGCTCCAGCCGCGGATACACATAGGCGCTGATCTCGGCCGGCTCGGCATTGCGCGCCCGCATCCGCTCGGCCTCGTCCACCATCTCGGTGATCTGCGCCTGGAGAGTTCGTCCGCTGCGGTCGAGATCGCGATTGATGTGCTCGAAAAAGATTCCGAACGGAACCACCAGCCCCGGCGCGACCTTATCCGGAAAATAGCCCGCGAGTTGCCCCAGGTTCGCGGCTTTCGGCCCGCAGATCGCGCCCGAATCCGCCGTCGACACCTCGGTAAGCGTCCGCATCCGCCGGTCGTCCAGCCGCAGCCGAGACATATCCAGCTGGATCCGTTTCGGCGGGCCCGCCGGCTGCGCCGCCCAAAGCTTCCGCTCCGCTTCACTCAACTGCGCCTTCTCCTTCAGCACCACCACACCCTTCGGAGTCACAGCGTAGAACACATCCGCGCCCGCCTTGGCCTCGAGCGCCCCGAGAATCGACGACGGCGCCGTCGCGTTCGGAATCCCCAGGTTCGCTGCCAGCAGTTGCGAATGCGAAAGCATATTCCCGCTATCGAGCGTGAGAATCCCCGCCATCGGCTTCAGGTCCGACGCCGTCTGCGGGATCACGTAGATCCCGCGCGGATCCACCACGCCGTGCTCCTCACCCGGTTTCAGAATCCCCAACCGCCCGGTCGCGATGCCCGGGTTCAGGCCCGCCACGCCCGCCGCCGCCTCCTGCCCGAACACGGAATGCCGAAGCCCCGCCTGCCGGTCGGCGTCCGCAGCCAGAATCTCGATCAGGTTCGCCACCGCGAGCGCCGCGGACCCGCGCAGCAGACTATCCACCAGCCCGCGCGAAGCCGGTTCGAACGCCCCGTAGTGCTCGGCCACCGGACCGAAATCGCGCTGTACCGTCGCCCGGCACCACTCCACGGCGCGATTCAGGTAACGCAACAGCCGCCTGTATTCCTCCGCCGGCGCACGCTGGCTCTTGAGCCCCGCATCCAACTCCCCACGCAACGCCCCCAACTGCCGATCCGAAACCAGCCCGGCGCCTGCCGCCAACCGCACATGCTCGTACCAATGCGCGAGCATCTCCCGGCGCGACGCGATGGAAGGCGGCCGCCGCAGTTCGAACGCTTTCTCCTGAATCATATTGTTCAGATCCATGAGCAGCAGGTTCCGCCGTCCGTTGGCCGATTGGGATGCCTCGTCCCTAATCGCTACCGAAAGCTCCGCCGCGCGCTCCAGCGCATGTTCGGCGCCGCGTTCGCTGAGTGCCCCCTTCAGCGCCTCGATCAGCGCCGGAAACCGCGTCCCCGCAAGGCGCTTGCCGTGCTCCGTCAGTCGCGGAAGCCAGTTCACGGGATTCTGTTGCGCGCGCAGCAATGCCAACAACTCGCCCAGCGGCTTGGCCGCCCCCGAATCGGGCTTGGCCTTCAGGAACGCCTCCACGGACCCCAGGTCCTCCGGCCCCGGATGTGAATGGATCTTCGCGCGCAAATCCTGAAAACGCGGATCCTGTTCCGCCGCCACCGCCGCCAGGGCGCGGGTCTTTTGCACAGTCGAATCCGCCACTCCGTGCGGAACCACACGAACCGCTTGCGTCGCCAGATGATAGTTTCGGGCCGTCCACGCGGGCGTGCTCAGCATCTTGATCAGGAACTCGCGCCCCGCCTTCTCTTCGTCCTCGATCTGCCGCGCGCCGCGATACGAAACCGCCTTCCGGTAAATCCATCCCTGGTCCACCTCCACCAGGTACGCCTCGAGCACTAGTTCCTTCAGCCGGTGATGATACTGTGCGGCATCGAAGAGATCGTCGTAAGCAAGGCCGGTGAGCAGCGTCCCCGCGTGCACATTCCACGACGCCAGCCGCACCGCCTGGGAATTCAACTCCGCGTGTTGAACGCCGCCGCCGAGATCCTTGCACGGATTCCCCGCGGGCGGCAGTACGGACCCATCCTTGCAATACCAGCGGATCCGGAGGTACGGTCCGCGCAGGTTCGTCTTGAACCCGCCGATCCATTGCCGGGCGTTCTCGGCCTGCTGCGCGGTCAGCGCGGGAATCAGCCCGTCCGCCCGCGCAAGCTGCGCGGCAACCAGCGCCAGCACCGCCGCGACGATCGCCATGCGCGCTACAACACCGCCGCTTCCGGTTTTTCCGGGAACCGCCCCTGATCGTTGGCCGCGGCAAGCCAGCGGTCCAGGTGCGCGGCAAGCTGTTGCTTTTGCCCCTGGTGCGCCGCCATGCGGGCCAGGTTCTTTACCTCGTGCGGATCTCGCGTCAGATCGTACAATTCTTCCCCCGGTTTCCGGGACGCCATGAACAGCTCTTGCGTTGCATTGAGCTTACCGGCCGCGTGGAGTTCCTTCATCACGCCGAGCGTCGGATAGTTAGTCTCGATGTACTCGTTGTGCTGCGTGTAGGGACGCTCCGGCATGTAGTTGCGGATGTACTTCCAGCGCGGCGTGCGAACGCAGCGAATCCGATCCACAGTCATGTCGCATCGGTCCCGCGCGGCGAAG
This DNA window, taken from Bryobacteraceae bacterium, encodes the following:
- a CDS encoding serine hydrolase, producing MHRIFVLSILALPLAARADQEMPKVDPTFQRALEGSLQQMGLRAPLDQGRLSVSLMDITDPERPRYAGLNDRRMMYAASLPKIAIVLAGFEAISQGMLEYNPAVKEMFTRLIRFSSNLDASRAISAVGFDFIAKVLTSPIYRLYDPVLNGGLWIGKSYGSANAGSEYWKRDPLANLSHAANSLQVTRFFWLLDQGRLVNPRFSAEMKEIFSKPGIHHKFVKGLDTLPGVREIYRKSGSWRDAHCDAALVEHAGRKYIAVALMKDEKGGEILPRLIVKLDQLVLGGGRSLPAALD
- a CDS encoding alkaline phosphatase D family protein: MVLNRRSLLWFPAVVRGLGQPAQRYGTMVGDVSVGAALVWSRAESAGGLEVEWSTRESFEGARRVSGSTAGPDSGLTARATLTGLPADQTIFYRARFGAGAASEGSFRTAPAGRRNVRFLWSGDMVGQGWGIRRDQPGIPIFDAMRRREPDFFIHSGDSIYADGPVPAEIKLPDGTVWQNVTTEAKSKVAETLEEFRGAYLYNLQDAYVRAFNAAVPQVWQWDDHEVVNNWSPGKDLRDDDRYNVKDIRTLVGRARQAYLEYAPIRSPRRGQIYRKIPYGPLLDVFVVDMRTFRGANSFNRQTAASAATAFLGREQMRWLERDLARSRAVWKVIAADMPIGLLVGDGKDAEGRPQLEAIANGDGPALGRELEIARLLASMKRNRVRNVVWLTADVHYTAAHHYHPDRAQFRDFDPFWEFVSGPLNAGTFGPGVPDDTFGIEVAYQKAPPKGQANLPPSAGMQFFGEVEIDGRSRALTVTLRDWRGASLFRREIEAS
- a CDS encoding serine hydrolase, encoding MKTLALLLAGAGALAAYPLDGFPRTGIRRLIGYKEKIRLPPGATRGEAEVKLRLAANPTFDITADTPRDEKLQKGLERIFAGRDRSYSLALLDITDPAHPRYAAIREDVKRIPGSVGKLFVATGFFDAVRRARTETAERERFLRETVIAASDFVHVDGKTVPFYDPAKKTLLNRRLEIGDKFSLYEWLDHMLSQSSNAAAAETWKQGMLLDRFPKEYPLDKAATDAFFKETPKTELAALSLSVNEVPLKAAGLDTEKIRIGTFFTRNGGRAVPGTASYASPGELMRWLVRLEQGKIVDAWSSLEIKKLLYFSRPRYRYASSPALAEAAVYFKSGSLFQCAPEPGFQCGQYRGNKLNLMHSVAIVESGTKVYLVAMTSNVLKLNSAYEHLTVGTLIEKLVQSGGE
- a CDS encoding PEP/pyruvate-binding domain-containing protein, yielding MAIVAAVLALVAAQLARADGLIPALTAQQAENARQWIGGFKTNLRGPYLRIRWYCKDGSVLPPAGNPCKDLGGGVQHAELNSQAVRLASWNVHAGTLLTGLAYDDLFDAAQYHHRLKELVLEAYLVEVDQGWIYRKAVSYRGARQIEDEEKAGREFLIKMLSTPAWTARNYHLATQAVRVVPHGVADSTVQKTRALAAVAAEQDPRFQDLRAKIHSHPGPEDLGSVEAFLKAKPDSGAAKPLGELLALLRAQQNPVNWLPRLTEHGKRLAGTRFPALIEALKGALSERGAEHALERAAELSVAIRDEASQSANGRRNLLLMDLNNMIQEKAFELRRPPSIASRREMLAHWYEHVRLAAGAGLVSDRQLGALRGELDAGLKSQRAPAEEYRRLLRYLNRAVEWCRATVQRDFGPVAEHYGAFEPASRGLVDSLLRGSAALAVANLIEILAADADRQAGLRHSVFGQEAAAGVAGLNPGIATGRLGILKPGEEHGVVDPRGIYVIPQTASDLKPMAGILTLDSGNMLSHSQLLAANLGIPNATAPSSILGALEAKAGADVFYAVTPKGVVVLKEKAQLSEAERKLWAAQPAGPPKRIQLDMSRLRLDDRRMRTLTEVSTADSGAICGPKAANLGQLAGYFPDKVAPGLVVPFGIFFEHINRDLDRSGRTLQAQITEMVDEAERMRARNAEPAEISAYVYPRLERFRKTIQGMPLLPEFEREITSRMAAMFGPDGSYGVFVRSDTNAEDLPEFTGAGLNLTLANQVGTANILRALRAVWASPFTERAHDWRSRALIGTDKVYPSVIVMRAVPSDKSGVIATADLETGDQGWTTVNLSEGVSAVVDGGVAESILIGPEGAVKLLQQCRATYRKTLGAKGGFVNLPPLGGDSLLDNGEIGQLRAMVAEVKRKYPPAHGTAGMALPWDIEFGFEKGQLRLFQIRPLVRFQELKTLEALASLESGGRGMVDLEGTP
- a CDS encoding PIG-L family deacetylase — translated: MARKFERRGFIKNTVAAGALMAPAQAQTQAPAQVAPYDDHGGLVIERAQSGKPHAGKVLVAIQPHSDDIPIFAAGTVMKLIDEGYKGYLIRVTNDDMAGPGTIADTVMANQRDNFAVARVLGVEKVFDLNYNNHMMDNIARSELRARLIFIFRLLKVDTVVCYDPWGHYEENPDHYVTSACVEAAAWMAGGSKDYPEHFEAGIKPHSVREKYYFARFQQRVNRVVDIATTIERKIDVNVENKAQGPGGELGSRLRRSLQEQGKRLPLLGGDDRTANRNYIREFTLERDRETGRRHGLEWAEQFHYIGPEEARVSQYVSRNAVAL